In one Chryseobacterium camelliae genomic region, the following are encoded:
- a CDS encoding M43 family zinc metalloprotease: MKNFTLSKVIFFLSLSLSQVVWGQKQKNVDDNLIFGKAYTVDELKEMNGVIRCASTEYEKYLQGKYPDRMTEAQFENWIKPLIENSRANKSQNGGIITIPVVVHVIHAGEAYGVAPNITDAQVQSQITVMNNDYRKAAGTPGYNTNPVGADIMIQFALAKVDPNGNPTNGINRVNMCYTAWTQGGVNAYVKPKTIWDPTKYMNMWSVKFGGTSSSLLGYAQFPSNSGLGGLNANGGLATTDGVVANYSTFGSSDYNDGTFLLNAPYDKGRTMTHEVGHFLGLRHIWGDATCGDDYCADTPTAHTANYNCNTTIASCTSSSIYEMVQNYMDYTNDTCMNIFTINQKDRITAVMNNSPRRLELKTSIADIAIPLFANDGEVKFENNCTVANSTCGGTAATTTRISLYNRGTSNMTSAVITYGVGTNTQTYTWSGNLAPNRYAIIDLAVPGTMPTGTMTVTLTTVNGVTDQRTTNNSFTTYFVGSGAVNTNQGTYTFNLQRDYYGTEITWDLKNSSGTVVYNGGPYTDTPTTGPLPAINTSTWNLTPGCYTFTINDSYGDGIYDTGGYYNLKDSSDNIVFQGSPYTTTQTRAVNVLVLGTGEVKIQNFGVYPNPATDILNITKVSEKAKFEIHNAVGQLVKAGDIKNNQVRVAELVKGTYIITIKDNNLNESIKFIKK, translated from the coding sequence ATGAAAAATTTTACTCTTTCTAAGGTTATCTTTTTTTTGTCACTTTCCTTATCTCAAGTAGTGTGGGGACAGAAGCAGAAAAATGTAGATGACAATTTAATTTTCGGAAAAGCATATACCGTTGATGAATTAAAAGAAATGAATGGTGTTATTAGATGTGCTTCCACTGAATATGAAAAGTATCTTCAAGGGAAATATCCTGATAGAATGACTGAGGCTCAGTTCGAGAATTGGATAAAACCATTAATTGAAAACTCCAGAGCTAATAAATCTCAAAATGGCGGAATTATTACAATACCAGTTGTTGTACACGTTATTCATGCTGGTGAAGCTTATGGAGTAGCTCCCAATATTACAGATGCACAAGTACAGTCACAAATTACTGTAATGAATAATGATTACAGAAAAGCGGCGGGTACTCCAGGATATAATACAAATCCTGTTGGTGCAGATATAATGATTCAATTTGCTTTAGCTAAGGTAGATCCTAACGGAAATCCTACCAATGGGATTAATAGGGTTAATATGTGTTATACAGCTTGGACACAAGGAGGAGTTAACGCTTATGTTAAACCAAAAACGATCTGGGATCCAACAAAATATATGAATATGTGGAGTGTGAAATTTGGGGGTACTAGCTCTTCTTTGCTTGGATATGCACAGTTTCCTTCAAATTCTGGATTGGGTGGGCTAAATGCTAATGGTGGTCTTGCTACTACAGATGGTGTAGTGGCGAATTATTCTACTTTCGGAAGCTCTGATTACAATGATGGGACCTTCTTGTTAAATGCTCCTTACGATAAAGGAAGAACGATGACACATGAAGTTGGTCACTTTTTAGGACTTAGACATATTTGGGGGGATGCTACATGTGGTGATGATTATTGCGCAGATACTCCTACTGCACACACTGCTAACTATAATTGTAATACAACTATTGCAAGTTGTACTAGTTCAAGTATTTATGAAATGGTTCAAAACTATATGGATTATACCAATGATACATGTATGAATATTTTTACAATTAATCAAAAGGATAGAATTACTGCAGTAATGAATAATTCTCCAAGACGTTTGGAATTAAAAACTTCAATTGCAGATATTGCAATTCCTCTTTTTGCAAATGATGGAGAAGTGAAATTTGAAAATAATTGTACTGTTGCGAATTCAACTTGTGGAGGGACAGCTGCAACGACAACTCGAATTTCTTTATATAATAGAGGAACAAGTAATATGACTTCGGCAGTAATTACTTATGGGGTAGGAACAAATACTCAAACTTATACTTGGTCTGGGAATTTAGCACCAAATCGTTATGCGATAATAGATTTAGCAGTTCCAGGGACTATGCCAACAGGAACAATGACTGTAACTCTAACCACTGTGAATGGAGTAACTGATCAAAGAACTACAAATAATTCATTTACAACTTATTTTGTTGGATCAGGTGCGGTAAATACTAATCAAGGTACTTATACTTTTAATTTGCAAAGAGATTATTATGGGACAGAAATTACATGGGATTTGAAAAATAGCTCAGGAACAGTTGTTTATAATGGTGGACCTTACACGGATACTCCTACGACTGGGCCTCTTCCTGCTATTAATACTTCAACATGGAATTTAACTCCGGGATGTTATACATTTACTATTAATGATAGTTATGGTGACGGAATATATGATACTGGTGGTTATTATAATCTTAAAGATTCATCGGATAATATAGTTTTCCAAGGTAGTCCATATACAACTACTCAGACAAGAGCTGTAAATGTTTTGGTATTAGGAACTGGAGAAGTAAAGATTCAAAATTTTGGGGTATATCCTAACCCGGCAACAGACATTTTAAATATTACTAAAGTTTCGGAAAAAGCTAAATTTGAGATTCATAATGCAGTAGGACAATTGGTAAAAGCTGGAGACATTAAAAATAATCAAGTAAGAGTTGCCGAATTAGTAAAAGGAACTTACATTATTACAATTAAAGATAATAATCTTAATGAAAGTATTAAGTTTATAAAGAAATAA
- a CDS encoding DUF6048 family protein, whose translation MKRKLIYTLIFSLLYFAVFAQEKKEDQKEKEKWHYQPNFMVGFDLLNTGASFFSDRKLYQGFISSRIKDNVHGVIDAGFESNVYQKNGYDAKADGAFLRLGSFYMLAKDPENEFNGFYGGGKLAGAFYKQEYMAIPVRGYGGSSASVAFPSSTQSSYWIEGSLGGRVQLFESNFYIDVNLQPKYLLYTTKQDDIQPMIVPGFGRSSGKFTMGFAWNIAYKF comes from the coding sequence ATGAAGAGAAAACTAATTTATACCTTAATTTTTAGTCTTTTATATTTTGCAGTCTTTGCTCAGGAAAAGAAAGAAGATCAAAAGGAGAAAGAGAAATGGCATTATCAACCCAACTTTATGGTAGGTTTTGATCTGCTCAATACAGGAGCTTCTTTTTTTTCGGATAGAAAACTGTATCAGGGTTTCATATCTTCAAGAATTAAAGATAATGTTCATGGAGTAATCGATGCGGGCTTTGAATCAAACGTATATCAAAAGAATGGTTACGATGCTAAAGCAGACGGAGCGTTTCTAAGGTTGGGAAGTTTTTATATGCTGGCAAAAGATCCGGAGAATGAATTTAATGGTTTTTATGGTGGTGGAAAATTAGCCGGAGCATTTTATAAGCAGGAATATATGGCTATTCCGGTTCGCGGATATGGAGGAAGCAGTGCTTCAGTAGCATTTCCTTCGTCTACACAATCTTCTTACTGGATTGAGGGATCTTTGGGAGGAAGAGTTCAGCTGTTTGAATCCAATTTTTATATAGATGTAAATCTGCAACCCAAATATTTACTGTACACTACAAAGCAGGATGATATTCAGCCGATGATTGTTCCCGGTTTTGGTAGAAGTTCAGGCAAATTTACCATGGGATTCGCCTGGAATATTGCGTATAAGTTTTAG